The window aacccaaccatagaattaagtatcaagtcctctttactgccatacgccataacccacttatccgcgtttgggctgctgtcatcccccgcaacaccgacaataagcaaaccatgaacatattacaacaccctacagcagggccccctcatgtttgcgcgagaacgaagggcaccgtaggacaacaccaaaataaaatatacaatcatatcaaccaagatcacgattaacccacaggacaaaatagatctactcaaacatcataggatagccaaatatcattgggaaataatatatggagttgagcaccatgtttaagtagtgattacagcagggagaaggggtgttacaccgctgcatagagggagagagacttggtgttgacggtagcaagattgttgatgtagatcgccgtcatgatccttgccccgatggcactccggcgtcaccgggagagagggggagagagctcccctccttcttcttcttccttggcctccccctacatgggaggagggtttcccctctggtccatggcctccatgacgGTGAAGGGGCGGAAGCCCctacgagattggatctccctctctgttctcttctatttcacgttccccagatctggcccttcagggtttcttaaattcccggagatccgtaactccgatcgcgctgaaatttttacacgattttttccataaattatctttcttgcgctagaagaagggctccaaccgatgttcgaggagggcacaagacaccagggcgcgcctggggcctgtggcgcgccctggtgggttttggGCTCTATGagcccccgtttgcgttgattccacctcctaaaaatcacatatattccaaaatattcTTCGTaattttttatcgcgtttggacttcgtttgatatggattttctacgatacaaaaaacatgcaaaaaacaagaactggcactaggcactggatcaataggttagttcaataaatcatataaaaagttgccaaaagtatgtgaaagttatataacattggcatgaaacaatcaaaaattatagatatgacagagacgtatcaagggCCCGGGACGCGGTGGCTGAAGCGGAGCAGGCAGAGGCGTCTCACGCTGGGATGACGAATCCACCCGGCGTCCACGGCCCACAAGCTGCCTATAGCCAGCAGAGCGTCGGGTCGCCGACCGGCTTCTCGCTGTCGCCACACCCCTGGGGGTGCGCGCCCTCGCCCGGCTATGCGCACGGcgggttcaaccccaacatcaccttttCGCATGGCCACCTCGCCCAGTGCATGCGCTCACTCCCGTTCGCCAGCGTCCAGTACCCCCATACACCTACTCGCCGCCGGCTTACGCTGTCGCCTTTGCGTCGTGGCACCCTGCACTTCTCGCAAGCCTTGTCGTCGCATTTCGGCAACCCCGAGGCAACGGAAGCCAACATGGATGACATCATCACGAGCGGCTCGGCCGCCACCTCCCCCGGGTTCCATGCGCAAGATGATACAATGGACCTCGCCGGCGCATGCTCCGGTGAGGAAAGGGAAAAACAAGAAGCGGGCGGCCAGGCCCGGCAAGCCACGCATCAAGTGGGTGTCCAAAGAAGAtgagtgcctcgccgaagcatggaagacCGTCTGCCTCGACCCAATCACCAGCACGAACCAGAACGCCGACACGTATTGGGAGCGCATCAAGTCGGAGTTCGATGAGcgcaagttggtgcacccctacttCAGCATCCACATGCAGCGCGGCTCGAAGGCCATGGCGAACCATTGGGCGCTCATCCAAATGccctgcaacaaatggcatgggatcttcgaggagatcgtggCTCGCCAGGAAAGCGGCGCCAACACCGAGGGCCAGGTATGCACAAACGCCGGTTCACGCTCCTTTTCGTCGTGTGCGTCACCGATACTTGTTCTTCGGCGCAGATGGTTCCGATGTTCGCCATGTACCGCCAGGACAGCAGCACCGACCaagagttcaagtacctccacgtgttCTCCCGGATCGAGAAGTGCAAAAGTGGGCAGACGTCCGGCGCACCcttgacaaggccaaggagacgtacaagccggacgcgccgacaCCGGGCGCGGCTGATGGGCGCCCAGACGGCAACAAACAAGCCAAGACGGCGAAGAACGCCGCGCTGGCTGTCGCGTTGCTGCAAGCGTCCATCGAGCAGTGCATAGTCGACGCCAAGAACCACGCCGCCCAGAGGGAAGAGAAATCCGAGGCGCCGTGGTCGGTGTTGGTGACGAACAACACCGTCAAGCTTGATCTACTCtggaccaacgtcgccgcgaagaagaggaacaccgacctagCATTCCTGATGGGGACGGACATGTAGACGATGGACGAGtaggtcaaggcgtggtacctggtggAGCGCGGCCTCATCTTGAACCAGATGTCGTCGATGACCGCGCCAACTCCCACGCTGACCCCAACGTCGCCGCCAGCCCGAGCAATGATGCCTCCACGACGCCCAGCACAGAAGTCGCGCCGACGCCGACCAGCCCGTGCACGCTGACTCCCGCCAGTCCGACGCCGGAGGACAACGCCGCCGTTTGATGCATTGCCTACGTGTACTTCCTTTTGAACGCCAAACTTTCGAGTGAttgatcgccgaactgtggcaTGGTGATCGCCGAACTATGTGGCAGCCGCTGATCGCCAGACTTGTGGCGTTTTTTGGGTAGCGGAAAATGTCAAGATTGAATTTATAACGTCTTGGGCCGacacctggggttgtggctgggaaCTAAATCGCTCCAGGGCCGAAAAAGCAACGGCTGGTGCACTGGGGGGccgaacgagtggagatgctctaagggtgATGTGTTGCAACGGGCTCCTCCTTTGTGATGCCAGTGAGTGTGAGTGCTTCGTCTACAAGCCGGCCACGTGGTGATAGGGTTAAATTTGTTCATGAAGGCTGCAAGAAATATTATTATAGATAACGATGCATTTTCTAATAGTTTTTATTTCGAAATAGAATTCAGATAAATTAATTAGAATAAAAATATACACAATAGATAAATTTTGGAGCAAGTATTACCTAGTATTTTTAGAATTAATTTAATTTCTAGAGAAAAAAGGATAATATTAATTTGCACACTTTGTGATGTTTTTGTAGGGGCATTGGTCTCTCACATTCGATCCATGGGCTTTGGGCTGTCGAGCCGTTGGAACCAAAAAGAAGCCACGGGATCGCATTCCACTTCAGACTTGCCTGCTGGTTCCTGTCCAACGCCACACTCCCCACCCCAGTCCCCACCCCCGAGCGAGCTCTAGGGCGAGatgagcagccgccgccgccgccgccacgcccgctCGCCGGCGGCCGCGCCCCTGGAAGACGACGACCTGCTCTCCGAGATCCTGCTCCGCCTCCCGCCGCAGCCCTCCTCCCTCCCGCGCGCATCCCTCGTCTGCAAGCGCTGGCGCTGCCTCGTCTCCGACCCCGGCTTCGTCCGCCGATTCCGCATCCGCCATCGCCACAACCCTCCCCTCCTCGGTTTCTTCAACAGATATAAGGGTAGGCCCTTCGTACCTACTCTGGATGCCCCCAATCGTGTCCCCGCCGAGCGCTTCTCCTTGCCGAGCGACAAGGATCACGACGACTCCACGACCCTTGGATGTCGCCATGGTCTCGTGCTCGTCTACCTTCCGAGGAGTTTCCAGGTCCTGGTGTGGGACCCCGTCACCGGCGACCAGCACCACATTGCCGTACCCCGGGAGTTCGAGAAGAACCTAATCAACGGGGCGGTGCTTCGCGCTGACGGTGACGCCCAGCACTTCAAGGTGGTTCTGGCAGTGGCAGACGGCGACGACGTACAACATACACGAGCGCTCGCCTGTGTTTACTCGTCACAGACCGGCTTGTGGGGAAATATTATCTCTACGCCGCTCCCATACCAGGATTCTGGGTGCAATCTTCAAACCATGGTTTATTCGAGAGACGCTGTGCTGGTTGGGAATTGCCTTTACTGGAAGCTTGCTGGGAACTTGATTGGTATCCTCAAGTTTGATTTGGAGAGGCAGAGCCTAGCTGTGATACGGGTGCCAGTGGATTTGCTTGGCGAGGGTAACTCCTTCACGGTTATGAGGGCCGAGGGTGGTGGGCTGGGTTTCCTCTTTGTGCCGTACTCAGACTGCAATGCTCAGTTATGGAAGAGGAATATCGATTGCGATGGTATTGCTTCATGGGTGCTTGCACGAACTATTGAACTGGACAAGCTACTTTCTGTGGGATGGCCCTATATGATGCTTGGGTCTGCTGAGCAGAATAATGTGGTGTTTTATTGGACAGTTAATGGCGTCTTAATGGTCGAGCTTGAGTCATTGAAGTTCAAGAAGCTTTTTGAAACCATGACTTTGTCGTACTATCATCCATTCGAAAGTGTCTACAGTG is drawn from Triticum dicoccoides isolate Atlit2015 ecotype Zavitan chromosome 6B, WEW_v2.0, whole genome shotgun sequence and contains these coding sequences:
- the LOC119324764 gene encoding F-box protein At5g03970-like — encoded protein: MSSRRRRRHARSPAAAPLEDDDLLSEILLRLPPQPSSLPRASLVCKRWRCLVSDPGFVRRFRIRHRHNPPLLGFFNRYKGRPFVPTLDAPNRVPAERFSLPSDKDHDDSTTLGCRHGLVLVYLPRSFQVLVWDPVTGDQHHIAVPREFEKNLINGAVLRADGDAQHFKVVLAVADGDDVQHTRALACVYSSQTGLWGNIISTPLPYQDSGCNLQTMVYSRDAVLVGNCLYWKLAGNLIGILKFDLERQSLAVIRVPVDLLGEGNSFTVMRAEGGGLGFLFVPYSDCNAQLWKRNIDCDGIASWVLARTIELDKLLSVGWPYMMLGSAEQNNVVFYWTVNGVLMVELESLKFKKLFETMTLSYYHPFESVYSGGTCVGDGRDGAELLVDA